GATGCATTCTGGTCTCTCCGTTATATGCAAGGTCATAGAAGTTGAGAAGCTTGAGATTAGACAATCCCTCGAAAGCTCTCCAAACATTCTGCATAGAAACTCTCCTTGTAAAATGCCTAACTCCATATCTGTTATAGACTTCCTTCACATTCTCTATGAAGCAATGAGCTTGGAATCGACATGAGAGTCCACTGTATAAGTATTTAGCAATCGTAGTTTTCCCAACTCCACCCATTCCCCAAATCCCTACCATTCGAACATCTTCGTCCTCTATAGACATCATAGACTGCAGAAAGTCCATATGGGAACTCATTCCAATCAACCCTTTTGAATCATCCAATGAAGTGAAAACCAGTTTATCAGAAATGTCTTTAACGATCTTCTTAATCAGCTTTGACTCATCCCTCCTATACCATACAAATTTTCATCATTGTATTAACTTTCAAATACACCAATGAGAGattgcaaaacaaaacaaaaaacctaAACAAACTTACCAATTCCGAGAATCTTCACCAGAAATAGCAGCTAGTATCGTCAaagcttctttccatttcttcaccttcttcttgtCACTGTGACTCTCAACATCCTCACCGAAGCTGCCACTCTGTCTTCTCACATCTGAAGGATCAACCTCGTAGAAAATGGGTATGATAGTCTGTTCAAATGCGTCTTTACATTCCATGATCTTCAAGAGCTCGTCCAAGCACCAGCTTGAGGCGGCGTAGTTCCTAGAGACCACGACCTGGAGCCTTTGATCACGTCTACAAGCTCTGGGGAGATTGACTTGCCTCTCTCGAGATCCAAATCGTCTCTGAACGCATTGATCCCCATCCGATCAAGCTCGCAGAATAGATGGCTCACGAATGTTTTACGCACATCTTCTCCTCTAAAActcacgaagaagaagaagaagaaggtgaagaaTGACAAGGAAGATAAGCCATGGATTCTCTGTCCAAGCTTCTACCACAgaaagtcgtcaagttttctcTCCTCCTTGCTACAATAGAGTGCACAGGTTTCTATTATCACCATGAAAATGATATTCAGACGTTAGAAGTCAAAGGTTCCAACTTTCTAACCACACGTGGTAGAGTCAGAGTCAGAGTCAAAAGTCAAAGCTTTTTGTCCTCACTGCTATGGCAAAGTAAAGGCCTAAACAATAAAGTATCATCATCCAGTGATTCTCTGAATCTGGAACCTTGAAAGATACTTTTACGAAAATGGTTTCCAACTTCAAAATCATATATCTTTACATACTTAATGGCATCTGATAGAATTTGATCTTAAAGTGTAAACAGAGTTTGAATTGAGGGTGAAGAGATAGAAACAATGGGAGATAACAAAAATCTTGAGGGAAGTTCAGATGAATACTTTTAATAGTCACTCAAGGAGGTGGTGAATCCAGTCTCTTAAAATAACCGGTGAACCATATACCAAGGTCTGGTTTCTTCGTCTGAACTCTGAACCAACAGGCGAGTGGTAAACACCGTTGAAGCTAAGATTAAGTGCACCTTCAAGATGAGCTGAAACCTCAGGTACCACATGTCAGCTCTTCCACAAACATGCTTATATCCTTGCCCTACAAAACGAGCACGCAAACTAGGCCCTGAAGAAACCAATGCTATAGTAAGCGCTGAGATCGATTCATCAGAATCAAGATTTGCATCTGCCTTGTCCACTAAAGGAGCTCCACGAATGTATCTACCTATAGACTATCGATTCAAGATTCCAAGTTTAGATACAAATATCACACATGTATGGTGTTTGGAAGAAGAGACACTACCTCCCGGCAATACAGCTCAAGGAGTGTAAACAGTTTTTGCACAGTGCTCTTCGACGTAATGGAGAAGACCTCTTGTTTGATCAACCCATGATAGCCCTCTGGGTGGTGGTCTACACGGTATACAAATCCAACATAGTTTCAAAACTTGGCAAGCAACATCTTTTGAAATATCTCTTGAAAAAGTAATGAACATTTTTGTTACCTACAAGTGAGGCGTACCCAGTGTGAACAACAAAGGAGATATCAGCGTTTCCGTACTCGTCCAGGTAAACTCGAGCAAGCCATCCTCCAGCTGAGACTGAGTGTCCAATCAAAGACAATCCTTTTGACCTGTAAGTGACGTATTTCAAGGTTACCGGAATTCACAACTGAAACTAGCAGCTAAGTCTGATATAATAAGACCACAAAGCAACAAGTTTTATCTATCTTATCGACAAACAAAAATCCAATGAGTCCGAAAATCATTGTACACTATGAGACTTCTTACGGTAACTCAATCAAGAACAAGACGAGGGCGTAGAGTGAGTGCCACGCCAGTAGACTGGATCAACCAAACCGGCTGCATTTCAAAACCAACAGCTGCAGTAACATCGTACTCATCCAAAGTTACCTCCAGCTTCCTGTAGTCTCCTGAATTGCCCCTAAATCCTAAAATAGTCTCAGAATTTGAtccaatgataaaaaaaaaaaaaaacaagggttTAATGACGTCGCCGGAGGAAGAGGGAGACGATGGTGACGTGGCGTCGGATAAACTGGGACTCAGCCTGAGCGACGGAACAATCGCCGAGGCCATCGTTTTGTTCAGTGAAtgtgagagagagagctggAGCTTCTGAAGTCGTTAATATATTTACAGAATCACCCCggtaattttgatatttatcaatttaagtACAAAACTCTTGAAAGGTTTCTAGATTGAGGAAGcagctttctctctctctctctctctctctttttcttaacatttacaccaaaaaaaagctctctctctttcctctttTGGGGGGGGGTTTAAGACGCAGACAGAAGAACAGTGAGAAAAAACACTTTTATGTTATCGTCGAATCcaattgaaacaaaaaaaaagatgggtTCTTTAACTCAAGCGTGCTCTTCCTCTTCTCTGGCGAAGAGTGTGTTCTCCTTGGCTTCATCACCTTTTATCTTCACGAGCAGGCGCAAATTCAGAGCATCCACCTCCGCGTCGTCGGCGTCTAATTCAGCTTCTCTCGATGTAAAGGAAGTGAGAAGCACTGATTTGGTGGACTTGGAGTATGCCGACCTTAACCTCAAGTACAAGATATCTGAAGTATCCTCCTTTCATCTCTCTTTATCTtcattctctctttcttcttttcttctgcttacatttttttgtttgcaggaAGTGGGTCATGTAAGAATCAGACAGCATGTTAACCCTCTCAGTTCCTCTTTCTCTGTAAGTTTATGTTGGTGGTGTTGCTAAGCTTTATGacatcttttcttttctgtaTTGATGTGGCAAACAGTGTGACTGATTTACAATGTTTGTATATCTGATATAGACGCCAGCTCCAGTTCCTGCTTGGGAGGAAGTGTATAAGGATCCATCGCTACCTCTTATGGTTGATATTGGAAGTGGTATCTTGTGAGCTTTACTTAAGACTTGTGGGAGCTTTTGATAGATTATGTTCTTTAAGTTGAGTTTATATTTCACACTGGGAGACTTTTGGTAGAAAAGTTGGAATCTTTCATCTCTTTCCATGGCATTTCAAATATCTCTCCTCTATATTGTTTCTGGTTGTAACGTCtctttcgtgcttgaaatgtgtTTTAACTTGTAAATACCAAAACTTTCCCTCCGCCTTGTGAAAtggttttatgatttgtatgacAGGTAGTGGCAGATTCCTCCTGTGGCTAGCCAAGAAGAATGCTGATTCAGGCAACTACTTGGGGTTGGAGATACGCCAGAAAGTATGCTTCTTTGAGCTCCTTTTGACTGTTTCCAATTCACTTGACCATTcatctgcttttttttttttttgcttaatgtATTTTCGGTTTCTTTGCAGCTGGTCAAGCGTGCTAACTTTTGGGTTAACGAGCTGGGACTTTCTAACGCGTAATCTCTTGCATTCCACAAAAATCTTAGAAAACATCTTTTTAGCATTTTGAATACTCTGTTGATTTAACttctttgatatatatatatatctcttgtGGATGTGTTTCAGACACTTCATTTTTGCAAATGCCATGGTTTCATTTGATCATCTTATATCAAGCTACCGTGGACCGTTGGAGTTTGTCTCAATCTTGGTAAAGTGTGAAAAGCTGTGAACATCTACAAGCCTGTATCTATCATGTGCTGATCCAAGTtcttgttttgatgttttaattaaacGCAGTGTCCGGACCCACATTTCAAGAAACGCCATCACAAGAGACGTGTTGTGCAAAAGCCTTTGGTAGATTCCATTCTGAAAAACCTAAAACCCGGTGGAAAGGTAAAGTCTTTGCTTAGTCAAGTTTCCGCACTTTCAAAAGCTTCGTTTACCTTCCAATGGCTACCGGTTTGTTTCATAGGTTAGAGTTAGACTACTAATTAACGAATCATTGCAACAGATATTTGTGCAGTCAGATGTGCTCGACGTAGCTCAGGACATGAGAGATCAGTTAGACGAGGAAGCAAAGGTTCTTGAACATGTGGACACAGTCGATACAGAGGAAGGTTGGTTAAGGGAAAACCCAATGGGTATACGAACTGAACGAGAGATTCACGCTGAACTCGAAGGTGCAAGGATCTACAGAAGACTATATCAGAAGAAGATATTGATTGGTAGTCTTCAATAAACCATCAACGTGTAATAGAGAAAAGCTAGAGCTTCAAAATTCACATGTTTTTGAGCagtttgatttattttacaGAAACGCCCCATAAGTTTCAGCTTTTATCACAATTTTAAGTagtacaatataagaaatatgtaGTGGATTATGCGAGTGAATTTTGACTAGACAGTCTAGAATCAGATCCtatcataatataaaattcttggatttttatttctttcttcatgtgtaagatttaaaatattcataatcGGTCGGTCTTCagacaaaacaacaacaaaatggcATATACTTAGGTCAGTGTAATTAATATACATTATCTTGAagaattttgtgaaaaaaataagtaaaaggaAACGCGTTGCGTGGAAACTACGGCTCGTTCTTGATCAGCAGCATCTCAAGCGTTTCCTCTGCTTCTTTGGTACGCAAATCTTCAatctttgtcttttgtttctggTTTCTTACTATACTATAGGGTTTGTGTGTTAAGCATCTTTTCAGTCTTGTGAATATGAGAATCCTTAAGCTGTTTTACAGTTTCTTATGTCCATGTTTATTGCTCTTATTCTCTTATCATTTTCTTTATCTTATGAACATGCATGCATGTCTATCGATTTGTCTTCACTATCTAACGTCAAGGTGTGTTCATATTTTGTTTACAGTGGTCGACTAGTCTGAGGTCTaagtttgaaaaagaaaatgggGGAGGATCAGCGTAATCACAGTGACAAAGGATTCTTCCACCACTTAGCAGGATATGCAAGTGGACGCTACCGACCTCACGGTCATCATGGTTATAATAATCACGGTCATCATGGTTATGGAGTTCCTTATGCATATcctgctcctcctcctccgtatGGTTATCCACCTGTTGCTTATCCTCCACATGGTGGTTATCCTCCACCCGGTTATCCACCTCACGGTTATCCCGGTCAGTCTCACTCTAGTATTTTCAATCTCATTTACATTCTTCCTCTTACAAATGTCACCACATTTAGCTAGGTTTTCAAGTTATTTTGTGTTtgcttttttttgttacagtATGTATTGTTTCTGCCAAAGATCATAACGCAGAATAGTGAACATCTTTATATTTGGAAAATATTAGtagtttttttattgtaaacGCAAACGCAGATACGTTTGGAATTATAGAGACCTTTAGGCATGATGTTGATGaggaaaaccaaataaatgttACAggacaccaccaccaccacggaGGTATAGGAGGGATGATAGCGGGTGTGGCAGCTGCAGCAGTTGGTTCTCACCACCATGGACACTATGGTCACCATCACGGTCACGGCTATGGGTACGGGTATTACAAACACGGTAAGTTCAAGCACGGAAAATTCGGGAAACGCTGGAAGCATGGCATGTTTGGGAAGCACAAGGGAAAATTCTTCAAGAAATGGAAGTGATTTGTTTCCTGAAAAAGATATAATCCAATTCAGAGACCATACATTATCATTATGTAACaacaataaataattaagtctctgaaaatgttacatatttatTGTGAGCTTTATAAGAGGCTAGAATGTCATAATCTTTCTTTCTTGGTTTGGTATTGTCaagcttttcttttgttttacattGTCATGTATAAAGTTTGTTTCATTTGGTAGTCGGATACAAAAATCCACTTGTTTGAAAACGATCTTTTATTACTGATGGAGAATCTTCAATAAACcactcattttcttcttctttccttttcttttggAGTTAAGTGTGATTAAGATCGGTCACGTTAATACTTATCCACTTTTGTTTAGTGGGTAAAATGTTTCTTGGTTTGGCTTaaggtatatatataagaaCAATAAATGAAGggtttttttgcaaaattgactcaaaactcaaagtcaaacctaaaactaattcatgattttttttggatttttcttttgtcctattcactccacaagttcatattattcacgaaaatgccattagtttttttttcttttttttcgaaaatgacatttttactctctcatcctcatcatcttcaagtatttacaagattgtcattataatcaatacaccaaccaccatgagcaaccaatttgaagctcttaatgcacctcaaatcgatttacactctctctttctcatttgttatgaactaaaaacaacatctctttcactttgcctccatattcattcaaaaaactcaagcttttgattcaatttttttttatggttgatagagccattcaagcatactattcttggtgggttactttcgtttgaggttttgtgtggttggagaagactctgtgtgctaaggaagtcatctcactagtttaaggtatgaaattaaaaaaatttccacatctgttcgcgtagaagacttacccgtaagtagtctggctgtagaagacttacgggtaagtcttctggtcaaacggacgacttacttgtaagtcgttaTCTTTGTTTgctaaaaaaaatctaga
This genomic stretch from Brassica napus cultivar Da-Ae chromosome C9, Da-Ae, whole genome shotgun sequence harbors:
- the LOC106426186 gene encoding tRNA (guanine-N(7)-)-methyltransferase-like isoform X1, which encodes MLSSNPIETKKKMGSLTQACSSSSLAKSVFSLASSPFIFTSRRKFRASTSASSASNSASLDVKEVRSTDLVDLEYADLNLKYKISEEVGHVRIRQHVNPLSSSFSTPAPVPAWEEVYKDPSLPLMVDIGSGSGRFLLWLAKKNADSGNYLGLEIRQKLVKRANFWVNELGLSNAHFIFANAMVSFDHLISSYRGPLEFVSILCPDPHFKKRHHKRRVVQKPLVDSILKNLKPGGKIFVQSDVLDVAQDMRDQLDEEAKVLEHVDTVDTEEGWLRENPMGIRTEREIHAELEGARIYRRLYQKKILIGSLQ
- the LOC106426186 gene encoding glycine-rich protein A3-like isoform X2 gives rise to the protein MGEDQRNHSDKGFFHHLAGYASGRYRPHGHHGYNNHGHHGYGVPYAYPAPPPPYGYPPVAYPPHGGYPPPGYPPHGYPGHHHHHGGIGGMIAGVAAAAVGSHHHGHYGHHHGHGYGYGYYKHGKFKHGKFGKRWKHGMFGKHKGKFFKKWK